The Prunus dulcis chromosome 3, ALMONDv2, whole genome shotgun sequence genome segment TCCCTTGAATCTCCAGCCATTGACTTTGCATACAAAACCACAAGAAAATCACAACCATGCAGTCAATATTTCAGgcacaaaaatgaaaagaagtaTGAGAACAGCAAATGCCAGTACAGGAACTAATTACCACCCACCTCAACATAAGTCCCAAATGCTTCAAGTGCAGCCCGCTTATCCTTCACCAGTGCCTTTATTCGAGCTCTTTTGACAATCAATGACAATATTACCATCTACATAGGCTAGATAGCACAAGGCTCAGAATCCATATACCAGAAAGCCAATCAAGAGCAATATAAACAGTACTTAATCGCAAGAAGCAGCTTGATTAAATATTAAGGACCATGTTAAGAAATGTTATCAGAGTGCGTAATAGCTCACTGATCGAGTGCTCTTGCACCGAAGATGAATTGTTCTGTGGAACTGGCATCTTTTCCTCAGATATATTTGCAAGCAACAATGTCACTTAAAGTGATCTTTGTGTTGTGACAGTTTGAATTTCATATACCACATCAattcttttctcaaaatttagGTAGATTCAATCAAGTTTTCAATTGCAACATGGAAGATTAATGACAAGTAAGTAATATACATCAGAAAAAATGAACAATGCTGGAAAAGCACCTGACCCATCTCACTATCTCCATCAGTCACCAAAACAGCATCCCTAGTTTCTTCTCCTTCTGCACAAGAACATATCACAacctttttattaaaaaagcCCAATAAAGCATGACCATAAACATGCATAAAATTGCTATATATGCCATCACATCACCTGGgaattcatcatcttcttcaacgtCTGTTCCATCTTTAGGCAGAAGCTCAGGTGCCCCATACCATTTCCTTAACTTGGGACCCCCTTCACATAAATTGAACACACTGATCACTTAGACACAATGCAAACAAAGCAGCCAACTAATAAAGAATTGGgtccaaaagaagaagaaaaacccaGTATGTTAGAACAAGATAGAGatgaaaataaagattatTACCTTCAATATAATCAAGAATTTGGTCTGTGAAGCTAACTTTTTTCTTGGCCTTGCATTGAACAAGAGGACGCTTTCGGGTGCTTAAGATGAAACAGCTAGAATACGATGGCTTCTGATAAGGTAAATTGAGTGAAGCCagtagagagagagttgaTGAAGAAGGAAGTACACCCGCCATTGGTTGTCCGTACGTTGTTACGTTTCTCTCATCCAACCGTTTTTTTTCAGTTGCCACTAATGCTATAGCCTGTAGAAGATAAGATTAAATGCTTCCATACACAACAAACCCCCTTTTTGTATGGGAAAATTAGCCCAATGCCACTTTAACCACAGACCTCGTTGCAATTTGCCACTTTGTTTGTCACTTATATTCTAatttcatctatttttttgttcaaaaattTGCACGTGACCCTTTTGAAGAATAGTTTGATGCTCGAAATCTTATACACCCCTTTTGAAGGATCATGCGAAGCAAATACAACTTTTAGGACGAAAAAAATAGATGAAGTCAAGTCGTATATGGaacattgcaatttgcaacaAACTTTAACTGAGATGGCCCAttacttcaaattttattttttcaggtGGCACATTGCAATTAACCTAAAATTTAGGTGACAGCGACATGTCGTTTGAACACCCTCTCCCGTCCTATATCTTTCAACTTTCTAGCTAGGGTTTCCCAAaccaaataccaaaaatagaaaaaaaactGCAGAGCCCGTTGAACTCCAATCCCAGCGGCGCCTACCATAGCTACTCAAACGAGCAAAAAGCGAAAGGTCTTGCCACCGACCAAACACGCCCTAATGTAAATTTCCGATGTTTTCAACGTGTTTGACAGAATATGTCTTGgaaattaattcattttgtATATTATTACAGTTTGTAGCCGACGGAGTGTTTTT includes the following:
- the LOC117622505 gene encoding uncharacterized protein LOC117622505 isoform X2 — encoded protein: MAGVLPSSSTLSLLASLNLPYQKPSYSSCFILSTRKRPLVQCKAKKKVSFTDQILDYIEGGPKLRKWYGAPELLPKDGTDVEEDDEFPEGEETRDAVLVTDGDSEMGQMVILSLIVKRARIKALVKDKRAALEAFGTYVEEGFLSTVGSLKGVKHVILLSQLSVYKGANGIQALLKSNARKLAEQDESILVASGIPYTVIRAGLLQNSSGGTQGFSFEQGSSAKGTLSKEDAAFICVEAVDAVPQKGFIFEVVNGGEKVSDWKECLDRLMEKSEQQLQ